A window of the Pseudodesulfovibrio sp. JC047 genome harbors these coding sequences:
- a CDS encoding D-alanine--D-alanine ligase: MHVILIAGGWSDERDVSLSGAAKIRTSLIELGHEVSFFDPAENFKELLATAKHADFAFINLHGTPGEDGLVQAVLDKAGCPYQGAGPAASYLALNKAASKEVFEDNGIKTPDWQIITPTQGREAPLELDLPVFVKPNKGGSSLGMSLVKRMEDLPAALDKVFAMCQSALIETFIPGVELTCGILGDTPLPLIMIRPKSDADFFDYENKYAADGAEEICPAPVDAKLTRSIQQQMMTAHTALGLTGYSRGDFMVTPNGEAYLLEVNTLPGMTPTSLLPRAAATVGLSFEALIAELIRLGQNTRSR; this comes from the coding sequence ATGCATGTGATTTTGATAGCTGGCGGCTGGTCTGACGAACGGGACGTTTCCCTGTCAGGGGCCGCCAAGATTCGGACATCCCTCATTGAACTCGGTCACGAGGTCTCTTTTTTTGATCCCGCTGAAAATTTCAAGGAATTACTGGCAACCGCCAAGCACGCGGATTTCGCCTTCATCAATCTGCACGGTACGCCCGGCGAGGACGGCCTGGTGCAGGCAGTTCTCGACAAGGCAGGCTGTCCCTATCAGGGCGCGGGGCCAGCAGCGTCTTACCTGGCCCTGAACAAAGCCGCATCCAAGGAGGTCTTCGAGGATAACGGCATCAAGACCCCTGATTGGCAGATCATCACCCCGACCCAGGGACGGGAAGCACCGCTTGAACTGGACCTCCCGGTCTTTGTCAAACCCAACAAGGGCGGCTCCAGTCTCGGCATGTCGTTGGTCAAACGCATGGAAGACCTTCCGGCCGCACTCGACAAGGTTTTCGCCATGTGCCAATCCGCATTGATCGAAACCTTTATTCCCGGCGTGGAACTGACCTGCGGCATCCTTGGCGACACACCATTGCCGCTCATCATGATCCGTCCCAAAAGCGACGCCGATTTTTTCGACTATGAAAACAAATATGCAGCAGACGGAGCTGAAGAAATTTGTCCCGCGCCTGTTGATGCGAAACTGACACGCTCCATCCAGCAACAGATGATGACAGCGCACACCGCGCTCGGGCTGACCGGATACAGCCGTGGCGATTTCATGGTCACTCCAAATGGGGAAGCCTATCTTCTGGAGGTCAACACCCTGCCCGGGATGACTCCCACCAGCCTGCTGCCCCGTGCCGCAGCCACGGTCGGTCTGTCTTTTGAAGCGTTGATCGCCGAACTCATCCGGCTCGGCCAGAACACGAGGTCTCGGTAA
- a CDS encoding glycosyltransferase N-terminal domain-containing protein, producing the protein MGISSVRLGLKAYTLGWKCAIPFLKTNSRLKDGWDQRTLSGGLPAPAHIWIQAASGGEAYLAWEILKHLTSPFSESLRVLVTTNTLQGYETLTRAADEINSRKNGLAVQPWYFPFDAPDIMDRTVSHVRPKVALILETEIWPGFLSACKKNEVKILLANGRMSTKSLAGYLTWPGMFRALAPDAIMAVSEADARRFGTLFGRKNVWVMPNIKFDRMADAAPMAHSNNPLKSLIPSDSSFVVFGSVRREEKTDVTHLAAGLMHERPASILGLFPRHMHHMKIWESAMNSAGLNWTLRSRLTGPATPGTVILWDAFGELVPAYGLAHAAFVGGSLAPLGGQNFLEPLTCGVTPVIGPHWTNFAWVGQGLFDAGLAVKTTDWTTAQNALISILDAPPSRQSIAKRAKAYIKDHTGGAQAVCKQVADCLNKD; encoded by the coding sequence ATGGGCATATCGTCCGTGCGGCTGGGCCTGAAGGCCTACACACTGGGGTGGAAATGTGCGATTCCCTTCCTGAAGACCAACTCCCGTCTCAAGGACGGCTGGGACCAACGCACGCTTTCAGGCGGACTGCCAGCCCCGGCCCACATCTGGATACAGGCGGCCAGCGGCGGGGAAGCCTATCTTGCCTGGGAAATTCTCAAGCATCTCACGTCGCCCTTTTCGGAAAGCCTGCGTGTACTGGTCACCACCAACACCCTCCAAGGCTATGAAACCCTGACCAGAGCGGCGGACGAAATCAACAGTCGCAAGAATGGACTGGCCGTCCAACCATGGTATTTCCCGTTCGATGCGCCAGACATCATGGACCGCACCGTCAGTCATGTCCGTCCGAAAGTGGCCCTGATTCTGGAAACGGAAATCTGGCCTGGATTCCTGAGTGCCTGCAAGAAAAACGAGGTCAAGATCCTGCTTGCCAATGGCCGGATGTCCACCAAGAGCCTGGCCGGATATCTGACATGGCCGGGCATGTTCCGCGCACTCGCACCCGACGCGATCATGGCGGTATCCGAAGCAGATGCCAGACGGTTCGGTACACTCTTTGGACGCAAAAATGTCTGGGTCATGCCCAACATCAAATTCGACCGCATGGCCGATGCCGCGCCCATGGCACACTCGAACAATCCGCTCAAATCATTGATTCCAAGCGACAGTTCATTTGTCGTGTTCGGTTCGGTCCGCCGAGAAGAAAAAACCGATGTTACACACCTGGCCGCTGGGTTGATGCACGAACGACCGGCCTCGATTCTCGGATTGTTTCCCCGACACATGCACCACATGAAAATCTGGGAATCCGCCATGAATTCCGCCGGATTGAACTGGACCCTCCGTTCCCGTCTGACAGGCCCGGCCACACCCGGCACCGTGATCCTCTGGGACGCGTTTGGGGAACTGGTTCCGGCATATGGTCTGGCACACGCGGCCTTTGTGGGTGGCAGTCTCGCCCCGCTGGGCGGACAGAATTTCCTTGAACCGCTGACGTGTGGTGTGACCCCGGTCATTGGTCCCCACTGGACAAATTTCGCCTGGGTCGGCCAAGGCCTTTTTGACGCAGGTCTAGCAGTCAAGACAACGGATTGGACAACAGCGCAAAACGCCCTGATTTCCATTCTGGACGCACCACCGTCTCGGCAAAGTATTGCCAAACGGGCCAAGGCATATATCAAGGATCACACGGGCGGCGCACAAGCCGTCTGCAAACAGGTTGCCGATTGTCTCAATAAAGACTAA
- the kdsB gene encoding 3-deoxy-manno-octulosonate cytidylyltransferase: MSTFPECHGIIPARYESSRFPGKPLVLINGMPMFWHVYSRATHCPQMTSVTLATDDARIFEAAKTLDVPVVMTRSDHSSGTDRVLEAARTLGIDAEAVVVNIQGDEPCLEPTMLTELVTPFAQSHVKVTTLATAIGEADALSPDRVKVVRAHDGRALYFSRSLVPHDRDDKMHGFLLHIGLYGFRMDALERFGDLEPSPLEKREKLEQLRLLEDGINIYVTETRHTCHGVDRPDDLATVKNILEND, encoded by the coding sequence ATGAGCACATTTCCCGAATGTCACGGCATAATCCCGGCGAGGTACGAATCCTCCCGCTTTCCAGGCAAACCATTGGTCTTAATCAACGGAATGCCCATGTTTTGGCACGTCTATTCCCGGGCCACACACTGTCCGCAAATGACCAGCGTCACGCTGGCGACGGATGACGCACGGATTTTCGAAGCAGCCAAGACCCTGGATGTCCCGGTTGTCATGACCCGCAGCGACCATTCCAGCGGAACGGACCGGGTTCTGGAAGCAGCTCGAACACTCGGGATTGACGCCGAAGCGGTCGTGGTCAACATTCAGGGCGACGAACCCTGTTTGGAACCGACCATGTTGACGGAACTGGTTACTCCGTTTGCCCAATCTCATGTCAAAGTGACCACACTGGCAACAGCAATCGGCGAAGCGGACGCCCTTTCCCCGGACCGGGTCAAAGTGGTCCGGGCGCACGACGGACGGGCGCTGTACTTTTCACGCTCACTCGTTCCCCATGACCGCGATGACAAAATGCACGGGTTCCTGCTTCATATCGGACTCTACGGATTTCGTATGGATGCATTGGAACGGTTTGGAGACCTTGAACCAAGCCCTCTCGAAAAACGCGAAAAACTGGAACAACTCCGTCTTCTCGAAGACGGAATCAACATTTACGTGACAGAGACACGGCACACCTGCCACGGCGTGGACAGGCCCGACGATCTTGCAACTGTGAAGAACATTCTGGAGAACGATTGA
- the carA gene encoding glutamine-hydrolyzing carbamoyl-phosphate synthase small subunit — translation MKAILALEDGTIFKGTSFTGQGEASGEVIFNTGMTGYQEILTDPSYTGQMVTMTYPLIGNYGVNPEDIESHKVQVGGFIVKECCKRPSNWRSTMSLPDYLTEVGVMGIEGIDTRALTRHLRLHGAQRGFIATGDVPPEELVKKAQSIEKMEGLNLADRVSCDRPYTWDGKQPVFIDNMQNFSWAGTGPKLAVFDFGIKWNILRLMAAEGFDMIVLPSNTTAAQVRELGPDAVFLSNGPGDPAAVTSAVQAAKELCEEYPTAGICLGHQILGLAMGGTTFKLKFGHHGCNHPVIDLHTEKIEISSQNHGFCVDIEGLDFLEATHKNLNDDTLEGFRHTEKPILAIQHHPEAGPGPHDSRYFFARFRDMVRESTGI, via the coding sequence ATGAAAGCGATACTTGCCCTCGAAGACGGCACCATTTTTAAGGGGACGAGTTTCACCGGACAGGGCGAAGCCAGCGGCGAAGTCATCTTCAATACCGGCATGACCGGCTATCAGGAAATCCTGACCGACCCCTCGTACACCGGCCAGATGGTCACCATGACCTATCCCCTCATCGGCAACTATGGCGTCAACCCGGAAGACATTGAATCCCACAAGGTCCAAGTCGGCGGTTTCATCGTCAAGGAATGTTGCAAACGTCCGAGCAACTGGCGATCCACCATGTCCCTGCCCGACTACCTGACTGAAGTCGGTGTCATGGGCATCGAAGGCATCGACACCCGCGCCCTGACTCGTCATTTGCGACTGCACGGCGCACAACGCGGTTTCATTGCCACCGGCGATGTTCCCCCTGAAGAACTGGTCAAGAAAGCGCAGTCCATCGAAAAGATGGAAGGACTGAATCTGGCTGACCGCGTCTCCTGCGACCGTCCGTACACCTGGGACGGCAAGCAACCAGTCTTTATCGACAACATGCAAAATTTCTCGTGGGCCGGAACCGGTCCCAAGCTGGCCGTCTTTGATTTCGGTATCAAATGGAACATTCTGCGACTCATGGCCGCAGAAGGCTTCGACATGATCGTTCTGCCCTCGAACACCACAGCGGCGCAGGTTCGTGAACTCGGTCCCGACGCGGTCTTCCTGTCAAACGGTCCCGGAGACCCGGCTGCCGTGACTTCTGCCGTTCAAGCAGCCAAGGAATTGTGTGAAGAATATCCCACCGCAGGCATCTGTCTCGGGCACCAAATCCTTGGATTGGCCATGGGTGGCACGACTTTCAAGCTCAAATTCGGTCACCACGGCTGCAACCATCCGGTCATTGATCTGCACACCGAAAAGATCGAAATATCCTCCCAGAACCACGGTTTCTGTGTTGATATCGAAGGACTTGATTTCCTGGAAGCAACCCACAAGAATCTCAATGACGACACACTGGAAGGATTCCGCCACACGGAAAAACCGATCCTGGCTATTCAGCATCACCCCGAAGCTGGGCCGGGACCGCATGACAGTCGCTATTTCTTTGCACGATTTCGTGATATGGTTCGTGAAAGTACCGGAATTTAG
- a CDS encoding tetratricopeptide repeat protein gives MSTDLIKSRKKMNSVPTLLKKGKYMPAVQAIHDGLILFLKNQVIKNEREEFEDILRKVTYALNADSELRKIYPLVISYEPGQERALLDAMRELLQELQKDLNESVQSDIDAIAAQKAAALTQGQEHLDNQQWSKATSTFSQLIKDFSGDTDLKADIADRYLNAERFKEAYEMLDDALKDDPNAIHLYNRIGMVLRKMKDFETAEKYYLKALTLTSDDEYLHYNMGRLYFDWKKWAKMAQSAQVAVDLNPDFTEATKMLKFAKKKLA, from the coding sequence ATGTCCACGGATCTCATTAAATCTCGCAAAAAGATGAATTCCGTCCCCACGCTCCTGAAAAAAGGCAAATATATGCCTGCTGTTCAGGCCATTCATGACGGGCTGATTCTTTTTCTGAAGAATCAAGTCATCAAAAATGAACGGGAAGAATTCGAAGATATCTTGCGAAAGGTCACCTATGCGCTCAACGCAGACAGCGAGCTTCGCAAGATCTACCCACTGGTCATCAGCTATGAACCAGGCCAAGAACGCGCGTTGCTCGATGCCATGCGTGAACTGTTGCAGGAGCTGCAAAAAGATCTCAATGAATCAGTTCAAAGTGACATCGACGCCATCGCCGCTCAAAAAGCAGCCGCCCTGACGCAAGGGCAGGAGCATCTGGACAATCAGCAATGGTCCAAGGCGACGTCGACATTCTCCCAGCTCATCAAGGACTTCAGCGGCGATACCGATCTCAAGGCGGACATCGCTGACCGATATCTCAATGCGGAACGCTTCAAGGAAGCCTACGAGATGCTGGATGATGCCCTCAAGGATGATCCAAACGCCATCCATCTCTACAACCGAATCGGCATGGTTTTGCGAAAAATGAAGGACTTCGAGACCGCTGAAAAATATTATCTCAAGGCCCTGACCCTGACCAGTGATGACGAATATCTTCATTACAACATGGGCCGACTCTACTTCGACTGGAAAAAATGGGCCAAAATGGCCCAATCAGCACAAGTGGCCGTCGATCTCAATCCGGACTTCACCGAAGCCACCAAGATGCTCAAATTCGCCAAAAAGAAATTGGCCTGA
- the gmhB gene encoding D-glycero-beta-D-manno-heptose 1,7-bisphosphate 7-phosphatase: MASRCILLDRDGTIIFDKHYLHDPDGVELLPGAAKALRRLQDMGFSLAVLSNQSGVGRGYYTEASVIACNERLAELLARHGVLLDGVFFCPHAPEDACDCRKPKLGLMDQAIHALGFDPAKSFMIGDKYADMGVGRAAGTTTLLVRTGKGAEHEERCQGLADYVVDDLQAAADMIQSLEDS; this comes from the coding sequence ATGGCATCACGATGTATTCTTCTCGATCGCGATGGGACTATCATTTTTGACAAGCATTATCTCCATGATCCCGATGGGGTCGAGTTGCTTCCCGGTGCAGCCAAAGCCCTTCGGCGGCTCCAGGACATGGGGTTTTCACTGGCTGTTCTCAGCAATCAGAGTGGTGTGGGACGCGGGTATTACACGGAAGCGTCTGTCATTGCCTGCAACGAGCGGCTGGCTGAGCTTTTGGCCCGTCATGGTGTTTTATTGGATGGTGTCTTTTTTTGTCCGCACGCCCCGGAAGATGCGTGTGATTGTCGCAAGCCCAAGTTGGGATTGATGGATCAGGCCATTCATGCATTGGGATTTGATCCCGCCAAAAGTTTTATGATCGGCGACAAGTACGCTGACATGGGAGTGGGGCGCGCGGCTGGCACAACAACACTTCTCGTGCGAACTGGCAAAGGTGCCGAACACGAAGAACGGTGTCAGGGATTGGCAGACTATGTCGTGGATGACCTGCAAGCCGCTGCCGATATGATTCAATCTCTCGAAGATTCGTGA
- the pdxA gene encoding 4-hydroxythreonine-4-phosphate dehydrogenase PdxA gives MRTVCITLGDPCGLGPELVVRHFVDAPAVDDRFLLLGPAAALDRELARIGQSRFFTVVDDPAQVSTKEAGVYLYEPAALSGMPFPPGEACTEGGTAAGVSLDVAVEVLQAGLADGLLTCPLNKAMLQSAGFDFPGHTEFLAEKLGVGADQVCMHLCGHDPHDASPKLRVSLATTHPPLRDVPALITKERLLRCLRLTTDFVHTLGLEGPVGVCGLNPHAGESGRIGDEEIKTVIPALEAARDEGLDVVGPIPADTIFHFAAKGAYSAVLAMYHDQGLAPLKLLHFSQAVNVTLGLPYPRTSPDHGTGYDLVGTGEASIQSFRAALDMLQKLVEAKR, from the coding sequence ATGCGAACAGTATGCATAACCCTTGGTGACCCCTGCGGTCTTGGCCCGGAACTTGTCGTTCGGCATTTTGTTGATGCTCCGGCAGTAGACGATCGTTTTTTGTTGCTCGGGCCGGCTGCCGCCCTTGATCGGGAGCTGGCCAGAATCGGGCAGTCTCGTTTTTTTACTGTGGTGGACGATCCAGCGCAGGTTTCGACCAAGGAAGCGGGCGTGTATCTGTACGAACCAGCCGCGCTTTCCGGAATGCCGTTTCCCCCGGGTGAAGCTTGCACTGAGGGTGGGACCGCTGCCGGAGTGAGTCTGGATGTGGCTGTCGAGGTGTTGCAGGCTGGGCTGGCTGACGGATTGCTGACCTGCCCGCTCAACAAGGCCATGTTGCAATCCGCTGGATTTGATTTTCCCGGACATACGGAATTTTTGGCAGAAAAGCTCGGCGTGGGAGCGGATCAAGTCTGTATGCATCTCTGTGGTCATGATCCGCATGACGCTTCGCCAAAGTTGCGGGTAAGCCTCGCCACAACGCATCCGCCCTTGCGAGATGTGCCTGCTCTTATCACCAAGGAACGACTTTTACGATGTCTGCGTTTGACAACGGATTTTGTCCATACGTTAGGTCTTGAAGGGCCAGTCGGAGTGTGTGGTTTGAATCCCCATGCCGGTGAATCCGGTCGGATCGGTGACGAAGAGATCAAGACCGTGATTCCCGCTCTTGAAGCCGCTCGCGACGAAGGGCTTGATGTGGTTGGCCCTATCCCCGCTGATACTATTTTTCATTTTGCGGCCAAAGGTGCCTATTCCGCAGTGCTGGCCATGTATCACGATCAGGGTCTCGCTCCCTTGAAGTTGCTGCATTTCAGTCAGGCGGTGAATGTGACGCTCGGATTACCCTATCCTCGGACATCGCCGGATCATGGGACCGGATACGATCTGGTCGGGACCGGCGAAGCCTCTATTCAGAGTTTTCGGGCCGCTTTGGATATGCTCCAAAAACTCGTCGAGGCAAAGAGGTAG
- a CDS encoding NUDIX hydrolase: protein MVESRQCPHCGEVIEVYRNPIPTVDGLILMPSSEGDGIVLVERKNPPFGWALPGGFVDYGESCETAVVREMKEETGLDVDIAGLFNVYSDPDRDERHHTMSVVYICVPRDPSMLAAGDDAARAEVFPLEKCPDLAFDHGRIVHDFIVSLSQKRDGLHVDVPVSRA from the coding sequence ATGGTTGAGAGTCGTCAATGTCCGCATTGTGGCGAGGTGATTGAGGTCTATCGGAATCCGATACCGACCGTGGATGGGCTTATTCTCATGCCTTCTTCCGAGGGGGATGGGATTGTTTTGGTCGAGCGAAAGAATCCGCCATTCGGGTGGGCGTTGCCCGGTGGGTTCGTGGATTACGGTGAGTCCTGCGAGACTGCGGTCGTGCGTGAAATGAAGGAAGAGACCGGTTTGGATGTAGATATCGCCGGGCTGTTCAACGTCTATTCCGATCCTGATCGGGATGAGCGACATCACACCATGAGTGTGGTGTATATCTGTGTACCTCGCGATCCGTCCATGCTGGCTGCGGGTGACGATGCGGCCAGAGCCGAAGTCTTTCCGCTTGAAAAATGTCCTGATTTGGCGTTTGACCACGGCAGAATCGTTCATGATTTCATAGTCAGTCTTTCCCAAAAAAGGGACGGACTCCATGTTGACGTTCCGGTGTCTCGGGCGTAG
- a CDS encoding L-threonylcarbamoyladenylate synthase → MHGLLKALNSGGVGIYPTETLYAIGCDATCQEACERVASIKDRSKGKPLPLIIGGTDMLDMVTNEKTDSISHLAEVFWPGPLSILVKALPELPDMLSDEDGYTSVRLSGHPFAAELSRRMKRPLVATSANFSSKPPVGLPEDLDHDLLEQVDEAYLDPPWPRGQKPSTVVRLLSASQVEILREGAVTVKMLCDKGYSVSVNTP, encoded by the coding sequence ATGCACGGTTTACTCAAAGCCCTGAACTCCGGCGGCGTTGGTATTTACCCCACTGAAACACTCTATGCCATTGGGTGCGATGCGACCTGTCAGGAAGCGTGTGAACGAGTGGCCTCCATCAAGGATCGGTCCAAGGGAAAACCCTTGCCGCTTATTATTGGCGGGACAGATATGCTGGACATGGTCACCAATGAGAAGACGGATTCAATCAGCCATCTGGCGGAGGTCTTCTGGCCTGGCCCATTGTCCATTTTGGTCAAGGCATTGCCTGAATTGCCGGATATGTTGTCTGATGAAGACGGATACACTTCGGTCCGTCTCAGCGGTCATCCCTTTGCTGCGGAATTGTCCCGCCGCATGAAACGTCCTCTCGTCGCAACCAGCGCCAATTTTTCTTCAAAACCCCCCGTGGGCTTGCCGGAAGATCTGGATCATGACTTGCTGGAACAGGTGGACGAAGCCTATCTTGATCCACCGTGGCCCAGAGGACAAAAGCCCTCAACGGTTGTCCGTCTCCTCAGTGCGTCACAGGTGGAAATTCTCAGAGAAGGGGCTGTGACCGTCAAGATGTTGTGTGACAAAGGGTATTCCGTTTCTGTCAATACGCCTTAA
- a CDS encoding TrmH family RNA methyltransferase, with protein sequence MTREITEKRKQRIDQVLAKRQNDLTMVMDNIWDPHNVSAVLRSCDAFGVYGVHLYYTTSEWPDLAKKSSASAKKWIQRTRHVDAASMVDDLRGQGMQILRTGFSETARPVTVFDFTKPTAIILSNEHRGTSPELAEIIPDEIYIPMHGMVQSFNVSVAAAIILYEASTQRERAGMYDVPTFSEDEIEELKTEWYAR encoded by the coding sequence ATGACTCGTGAAATCACAGAGAAAAGAAAACAGCGGATCGATCAGGTTCTGGCCAAACGGCAGAATGATTTGACCATGGTTATGGACAATATATGGGACCCTCACAATGTCTCGGCAGTCTTGAGAAGTTGTGATGCCTTTGGCGTGTATGGGGTTCATTTATATTACACAACCTCCGAGTGGCCAGACTTGGCAAAGAAGAGTTCGGCTTCGGCAAAAAAGTGGATTCAACGCACGCGTCATGTTGATGCGGCGAGCATGGTGGATGATCTGCGAGGCCAGGGAATGCAGATTCTTCGGACCGGTTTTTCAGAGACTGCACGGCCGGTCACTGTTTTTGACTTCACCAAACCCACTGCGATTATTTTGAGCAACGAACATCGGGGAACCTCGCCGGAACTGGCCGAAATAATTCCGGACGAGATATACATTCCCATGCACGGTATGGTACAGAGCTTCAATGTGTCCGTGGCTGCGGCCATTATCCTTTATGAAGCGTCAACACAGCGGGAACGGGCTGGCATGTATGATGTCCCCACATTTTCCGAAGACGAAATCGAAGAGCTTAAAACTGAATGGTATGCGCGATAG
- a CDS encoding response regulator yields the protein MRALIVEDEFLSRKVLHSFLMTLFEVDIVVNGREAVEAFKLGHEEKQPYDLILMDIMMPEVDGIEALQRIRSIEIENGFTPKVKVIMTTALDDPQTVIKTFYDGEASAYIVKPIAKEKLYNELEKLGLLTK from the coding sequence ATGCGAGCACTTATTGTTGAAGATGAATTTCTCAGCCGGAAGGTACTCCATTCATTTTTGATGACCCTTTTTGAAGTGGACATCGTTGTCAATGGGAGAGAAGCTGTCGAGGCGTTCAAACTCGGCCACGAAGAGAAACAGCCGTATGACCTCATCCTCATGGACATCATGATGCCAGAAGTCGATGGAATCGAAGCGCTCCAGAGGATTCGTTCGATTGAAATCGAAAACGGCTTTACCCCCAAGGTCAAGGTCATCATGACCACGGCCCTTGACGACCCGCAGACGGTCATCAAAACGTTTTATGACGGAGAAGCTTCAGCGTATATCGTCAAGCCGATCGCTAAAGAAAAGCTCTATAACGAACTTGAAAAATTAGGACTTTTGACAAAGTAG
- a CDS encoding Hpt domain-containing protein, whose amino-acid sequence MSEDPMIEEFFSEVNDKYYPQVMEGLELLESANLSEGIDILARPLHTIKGVTGFMAGFEEASHFTHKIEDFLKKVQSGDVESSSSNITLLSRGVNMIFQVLEQLRDNSLDEEEEAEVLGLISTASQNDAPKTEISGIGVEVTTRNEVTVIHVKAPRVHQETQFKPIISAILAVEPGDSILLDLSKVLTVGSSAWGTIASMGTTFKIAACTLSPDAKTTLYAWGFDQTIAVYPDEDTYFTTQ is encoded by the coding sequence ATGAGTGAAGATCCGATGATCGAAGAGTTCTTCTCTGAGGTCAACGATAAATACTACCCGCAAGTCATGGAAGGACTTGAATTGCTTGAAAGCGCCAACCTGAGTGAAGGTATCGACATACTTGCACGGCCATTGCATACGATCAAAGGGGTCACAGGTTTCATGGCCGGTTTCGAAGAAGCGTCACATTTCACCCATAAAATCGAAGATTTTCTGAAAAAGGTGCAATCCGGTGACGTGGAATCCTCTTCAAGCAACATCACACTGCTTTCACGCGGCGTGAACATGATTTTCCAGGTACTGGAACAACTCCGGGACAATTCGCTTGACGAAGAAGAAGAGGCTGAAGTCCTCGGACTTATCAGCACAGCTTCTCAAAACGACGCACCGAAAACCGAAATCTCAGGGATAGGTGTTGAAGTGACCACTCGGAATGAGGTCACCGTCATTCATGTCAAGGCCCCTCGGGTGCATCAGGAAACCCAGTTCAAACCAATTATTTCCGCAATTCTGGCTGTTGAACCCGGAGACTCGATTCTCCTTGATCTCTCAAAGGTGCTGACTGTTGGTTCCAGCGCCTGGGGAACCATCGCCAGTATGGGAACAACATTCAAGATTGCCGCCTGCACACTTTCGCCAGACGCCAAGACAACACTCTACGCATGGGGTTTCGACCAGACAATCGCAGTCTATCCGGACGAAGACACCTATTTCACGACACAATAA